The DNA segment GAAGGAAGCCCCGTGATTCTGAACATCGGGCAACTGGTATAAAATGATCAGGCCATAATCGGTCACATTTACAGCGTTTAACTCTTCTCCCAATGCAACTTTTAAATCGTAGTTCTTATTTCCGCTAATGGCCTGTTTTATCGTAGCGATATCCGGATGAGCCGCTCCTGCAGCAATCAACACCTTCTGACGGGCGTCGATGACTTCTACAAAAATGCTTTGCGCATTGTTCTTCTCTGAGACCTCATTGCTTAAAGGACTGAGCTGTACAGTATACTTTTGCAAGCCCATCTTTGAGGCCTTTAACTTTACAGGAACCGTCTTCGCAAAAGCATTACTTCCAATCTGAAGCTTACTCTCCTGCACCATTTTTCCATTTTCAGAAACCGTCAGTTTTGTTTCCTCGCCCTTACTTTCAAATGCCTCCACCTGCACTTCAATTGTAAATTCATTGTTCAGGTAGACCAGGTTATTATGGTTCACATTTGCAACCATTAAATCTCTTTTGGGAATGGTATCCCCCAGTGCAATTGTATACACCGGTGCTTTAAGTTTATTTAAATCATACAGCGGACTGCCCCCACGGTTAAATATTCCGTCTGAAGCCAAAATAACAGCACCAATATTACGATTTAAATATTCGTCGTTCAGGCGGTTAAACAATACCGTTGCATTACTGAGTTTACCTTTATTGGAAAAATCAAAGCCAGCCTTAATGCTGTCACTGAAATGGTAAATCTTCAGTTCATATTTTGCAGACAATTTATCCGCCAGTGCCTGAAGATCTTTTTCATACTGCCGTTTATTAAAACCTGCAGGTTGAATATGCCCGACAGATAAAGAATTATCCTGACCAATAATGATCAGTGGTTTTTCGAGGTTATAACTGACCCGCTTTACCAGAGGAAAAAACAGCAGTCCGCAGATCAGGGCAACCAGGGCTGCCCTTAATGCGGCAAGTCCAATCCGGAGTTTTCTTTCCAGATGTGCCGTTTTCCCGTAGGATACATATGCGAACAGGAGTCCCAGCAGAAGACATCCCATTAAAGCCATTATTGTATATAAATTGAAAGAATCGCCCATATGTATTTGGGTAAAGATGCTAAATTTTAAAAAAATAAGATTAATTTGTTTTCATAAAAACCAGACCAATTAAGAAACAATGATACGCTCCGCATCAAACCATACGAAAACCTTATTTCAGGTGATACTTTTTTTCACGATGACCAGCTCAGTAAACGCACAATTGACATTTAAACAACAACAACTTACTTTTCCAAGGGTGAGGGCTGCTTATGACGATAGCTGGAGCAGCTTACAGAATCAATTGAAAACAGCAAAGTTCGATGGTCCTTTTCAACTGTACCTCGCCGCCTATAAAACTGAAGGGGTGCTGGAAGTCTGGGCGAAAAAACTAAAGGATAAAGAATATCGCTTATTTAAGACCTATAAGTTTTGTCAGCATTCCGGTACACTCGGACCAAAAGTACAGGAAGGAGATTATCAAACACCCGAAGGGATTTACCATATCAACGTATTCAATCCGATGAGCAATTTCCA comes from the Pedobacter sp. FW305-3-2-15-E-R2A2 genome and includes:
- a CDS encoding L,D-transpeptidase family protein, which translates into the protein MIRSASNHTKTLFQVILFFTMTSSVNAQLTFKQQQLTFPRVRAAYDDSWSSLQNQLKTAKFDGPFQLYLAAYKTEGVLEVWAKKLKDKEYRLFKTYKFCQHSGTLGPKVQEGDYQTPEGIYHINVFNPMSNFHLSLGVNYPNGVDKKRSGTKRTGGDIYIHGNCVTVGCIPLTDEKIKEVYVLAVEAQNSGQSRIPVHIFPFKMNKANLDKFAVQFPQQKTFWTGLQPAYQLFEQHKTIPLSSEKGGKYTFK